CTGGTTGGCATATCGCCCTGTTTTAATCGCTCACAAAGTACCTTTGTTTTTGGTTATTTTTGCCCAGTTGCTGTGGTGGGCGGTCAACTTGGTTAAATATGGCAAACCCGCTAGCTATCATACCTATTCAGCTAAATTTTGGGGGATAACGCTTTTCATTGCTGTTGTTGCTTTGTTCGGTTTTGATTACGGGGGAATAGCTTTATGGTTGAGTTGTATTGTTGGCACTATTCACAGCTTTGAAGAAATTATCATGACGCTGGTATTGCCAACCTGGACGCATGATGTTTTAAGTATTTTCCATGCTTTGCAATTACGTCGTGAATTGAGTAATTAAAGGAACATAAAATGGTACAAACTCCCATCAAGCCAGAAACTAAATTACCACCTTCCAATCATGAATTTGCTCAAGTGATTCATCGCTTAGAAGCTGGTGGCGCAATGCTACCGGATACACCGGAAAATTTGATGCAAATTATCGGACTGTACAAAGCTTATGCAGTACCGATGGATTTCTACTGGCGGGATCTGCTATACATTGCCGAACGTGTATTTTTAGACCCCTTTCCTTTCTTTAAATACTTCTTGCCAAAAGAGTACTTAGATTTACACAATCATTATGCTGGAGATGATGCCGATTTGCGGATATGGCGCGGACAAGCAACTGCCCATCCGGAACTTTTGGCGTTTATGGAGAAGGGAGAAACCTTCAAAATGCCTAAGTTGTTTCATCACTTGTGGCATGACAGAATTAATATGGAGTTTGCGGAAGCCTGTATGCAGGCTATGTTTTGGCATAGAGGGATGGGTGGCAAATTTGACCCATATTTGGATACCGAGGAATATAGAGCTAACGCGGATAAGGCAATTAAAGCTTACTTTAAATACAACCCAGTCATGTTGGGATTGTATAAGCTTTTCCCAGATATGTTTATAGAACAGGTGAAGCAATTATCGTATTACAGTAACCTGGGTTTATTCTGGGAAGTGATGGCTCCGGTATTTTTTGAAATGAGCGATCGCTACGACGAAGGAAATATTAAAAGCGTTCCCGATGCGATGAATTTTCTCGTAAATGGAATATTTGCGATCGCGGGTCGTCCCATCTATCATCACGTCTACATTCGCGGCGAAATGTACGAAATCATCCCCAAATCAAAAGGGTTCATGTGGTTATACGAAGCTGCATTACCTTATGTAGAAGCTGTGTTTTATCGCACTGCTCCTTTCCGGGGTACAAAGTCTTACAACGCCCAAGCTAAACAAGTGCCTGAAGATCAGAAAGATTTCCACTACGGTATCCTTTATGCTGATGTTTTCCCGGTGGGTACTGCTGGTATTCCACCTACATTGTTGATGCAAGATATGCTGCATTTCCTACCCCCATATCTAGTGGATTACTATAGCAAACATTGCCGAGGCGAGGATGATATGTTAATCCAACTCGGTATTAGTTTTCAGCGCTCGATGTATTGCGTTACTTCTGCTGTAATTCAAGCTTTGCGAACTGCACTTTTGTATCCTTTAGACGATCCGAATCCAAAACATTTGCAAGCGAATCGAGCTTTTTTTGAAGCCCAAATAGACAGATTTAAGCGTCCGGAAGCTCGTTTGCGCGATATTCAGAGTCAGGATTATAGATAGCAAGTTGGTAAGTCGCGCCTTTAGAAACCCGGTTTCTCCAAGAAACCGGGTTTTTGGATGTTCAGTTTCAAAATGAAGTTATATGGTACGTTACGCTACCGCTAACGCACCCTACAGTTGTTACAGTTGCGAATAAGTTGAGGAGAGAACTTTACTGTCGTCGCTGACGCATTTCTTTGAGGTAAGCTTTTTGATAATTCAAGTAAGTACTATGCCACTCGCGAAAACGGCGTTCTCCGTCGCGAACAAGCATTTGACGATATTCTTCCGAGGGGATGAATCGTTTCTGGGGATTCAACTGTGTTTTCATAATTAATACCGCCTCGTTGACAACTCAACTGTAAGAGAGGGACGACCGGGGCGACCGATCGCCCTTCTGGGGCCTCACAGATATTCTTGGTGCGAGAAACAATTAATTTCCTCGCTTGATAGCTAAACTACCCCATCAGAATTACCGTGTCAATCACATGGATTACACCGTTATCTGCTTCGATATCTGGCGCTAAAACCGTGGCATTTTTTACTTCAAAACCGTTAGAGCAATCTATCTTGATGGGCGAACCTTCAACTGAGATAACCGAACCGAGTTTTGCCAAATCAGCCTTCATCAACTTACCGGAAACGACATGATATGTTAGAATCCTGGCGAGTTGCGGAATATTTTGTACCAGAGTTTGTATAGTTCCGGGTGGCAGCTTGGCAAAAGCATCGTCATTGGGCGCAAATACAGTAAAAGGGCCAGGACTTTTGAGAGTATCGACTAAACCAGCGGCTTGGACAGCAGTGACCAAAGTTGTAAAAGAACCCGCACCAACTGCAATATCAACAATATCAGGCATAAATTTCAGTTCATAGTTTGCAAACAGCTGCTTTAAAGAGCGTAAACTAACCTGAAATCATAGACAATCAAATTTTTTGGCATCACACAGCCTCGATAATTGCTGATGCCATGCGATCGAGGCGCACGCTTTTGTCGCTCAAACCCACTTCGTCCACCGAACGCGGCATCCCGTAGACAACGCAGCTTTCTTCCGCTTCTGTAAAAATTGAACCGCCATAAGATTTTATCCAAGCTGCACCTTGTTTGCCATCCGATCCCATCCCGGTCATGACTACACCTAAAACGCGATCGGCAAACACCTCCGCCGCCGACTGAAACAGCACATCTACGCTGGGACGGTGCAGGGTATCGAAGGGACGCGCATCGAGATGGGTAACTACTCTACCATCCGCTTGGCGGATAAAGCTGAGATGCCGTCCAGCCGGCGCAATTAACACCACACCGGCAGTAACTGCATCTCCTTCTCGCGCTTCGATTACCTTCAGCGAGGATATATCATTTAATCTGCGAGCATACATTTCTGTATAACCGACTGGCATATGCAGAACGATCGCAACAGGTACGGGAAAATTTTCAGGCAACTTAGGAATCAAAAAACTCAGCGCCTGGGGGCCACCAGTAGAAATTCCCAGCACGACAATATCTACCGCACCCGATCGCACTTTATTCTGGTGCGTGACT
This sequence is a window from Aerosakkonema funiforme FACHB-1375. Protein-coding genes within it:
- a CDS encoding CDP-alcohol phosphatidyltransferase family protein, with the protein product MTPSPQLEQKQQSHSWMKYIPSALVLSRFLISPFLLWDAFDGKTTVWFIIGYIAAFLSDIFDGVIARRLGVSNAKLRQADSWADVSLYICIAASAWLAYRPVLIAHKVPLFLVIFAQLLWWAVNLVKYGKPASYHTYSAKFWGITLFIAVVALFGFDYGGIALWLSCIVGTIHSFEEIIMTLVLPTWTHDVLSIFHALQLRRELSN
- a CDS encoding CO2 hydration protein, whose amino-acid sequence is MVQTPIKPETKLPPSNHEFAQVIHRLEAGGAMLPDTPENLMQIIGLYKAYAVPMDFYWRDLLYIAERVFLDPFPFFKYFLPKEYLDLHNHYAGDDADLRIWRGQATAHPELLAFMEKGETFKMPKLFHHLWHDRINMEFAEACMQAMFWHRGMGGKFDPYLDTEEYRANADKAIKAYFKYNPVMLGLYKLFPDMFIEQVKQLSYYSNLGLFWEVMAPVFFEMSDRYDEGNIKSVPDAMNFLVNGIFAIAGRPIYHHVYIRGEMYEIIPKSKGFMWLYEAALPYVEAVFYRTAPFRGTKSYNAQAKQVPEDQKDFHYGILYADVFPVGTAGIPPTLLMQDMLHFLPPYLVDYYSKHCRGEDDMLIQLGISFQRSMYCVTSAVIQALRTALLYPLDDPNPKHLQANRAFFEAQIDRFKRPEARLRDIQSQDYR
- a CDS encoding fasciclin domain-containing protein, whose protein sequence is MPDIVDIAVGAGSFTTLVTAVQAAGLVDTLKSPGPFTVFAPNDDAFAKLPPGTIQTLVQNIPQLARILTYHVVSGKLMKADLAKLGSVISVEGSPIKIDCSNGFEVKNATVLAPDIEADNGVIHVIDTVILMG
- a CDS encoding protein-glutamate methylesterase/protein-glutamine glutaminase — protein: MSQIVRVLVVDDSAYVRKIVKQMLSRSPLIEVIGTARDGREALEMVEQLKPDVVTLDLIMPNMNGVEFLHEQMKRRPVPVIIVSIASESGETALEALDAGAVDFVQKPTALATEKVFEIADELIKKVKIAASIRLTNLPTVASYGEIESPAKVEVTHQNKVRSGAVDIVVLGISTGGPQALSFLIPKLPENFPVPVAIVLHMPVGYTEMYARRLNDISSLKVIEAREGDAVTAGVVLIAPAGRHLSFIRQADGRVVTHLDARPFDTLHRPSVDVLFQSAAEVFADRVLGVVMTGMGSDGKQGAAWIKSYGGSIFTEAEESCVVYGMPRSVDEVGLSDKSVRLDRMASAIIEAV